In Candidatus Cohnella colombiensis, one DNA window encodes the following:
- the pulA gene encoding type I pullulanase codes for MLKKALLSVLSLVLIAVTVLMPHAMEVQAAAKTDITIHYKPAADNTKDWSLWLWESGKDGKAYPFNDNDSFGKVASYALDGKITTVGFIVRTEDWEKDIGEDRFVENIQGETEIWLISGDPTIYTSNPEGGSDTAQKSFDEIKVKLHYHRVDNQYEGWKLWLWPDGKKGASYAFTGKDEFGVYAEVTVKNTGDVKRLGFKIGKGTSESNLTAKEFDERFIKKFTDEGTAEVWIAQNQETVNYKQEYVDLAPAILSATLEDLKTVLIETSVPFQIANNKDEGFTVAQGNNSIPIASVTLLNKDEYGLATKVQLVTAQDLDFQHTYQIAKDNYKSVDVTYGQAMFNKPVFDQLYRYEGNDLGPVYTADNTKLRVWAPTAAEVKVVTYSAGVGGNATEQAMTKAEKGTWTAQLSGDQHGTFYTYKVFINGKWNEAVDPYAKSVSINGDRGVILDLARTNPEGWDAQNRPKVNEAVDAIIYELHVRDLSIAANSGIQNKGKFLGLTETGTKGPDGKATGLDYMKELGVTHIQLLPIFDYNSVDESKLDQPSYNWGYDPKNYNAPEGSYSTDPNNPVARVNELKQAIQALHNNGLEVIMDVVYNHMHAVDPSNLNKLVPGYYFRYDNDGKLSNGSGVGNDTASERSMVRKLIVDSVAYWAEEYKLDGYRFDLMGIHDVQTMNDVRTALDRIDSKMLIIGEGWVLGTLLDEKLKANQKNAERMLRIGQFNDYFRDGVKGSVFSHNEGGFINGLKTNKTKVMGGIVGGIRYSYAIGHYAVSPDQSVNYVEAHDNNTLWDKLLLTNPDDSEETRMKMAKIGGALVLTSQGISFLHAGQEFLRTKGGNDNSYNSPDAVNLMDWDRKAKYEDVVSYYKGMIELRKSHPAFRMTTAEQIKENLVFLNTAQEMIGYTIGNHANGDSWETIAVFHNTSKESQKATLPAGKWKVVMNGERAGIEVISSLEGNDVVVPALTSMVLYSGEDVAQAVPQEQQDGKSSDESTTGKSMNVIWTLIVLLAAAAIGWVMFKRSRNV; via the coding sequence ATGTTAAAAAAAGCATTATTGTCCGTATTATCGTTGGTGCTAATCGCAGTGACGGTGCTGATGCCTCATGCAATGGAGGTTCAAGCTGCGGCCAAAACAGATATAACGATTCACTACAAACCAGCAGCAGATAACACAAAGGATTGGAGCTTGTGGCTGTGGGAATCTGGGAAAGACGGGAAGGCATATCCTTTTAATGATAATGATAGCTTTGGAAAAGTAGCAAGCTATGCTTTGGATGGGAAAATTACGACTGTAGGGTTTATCGTTCGCACTGAAGATTGGGAGAAGGATATCGGTGAGGATCGTTTTGTTGAAAATATTCAAGGGGAAACCGAGATTTGGCTCATCTCAGGTGATCCAACAATTTATACGAGTAACCCAGAAGGTGGATCAGATACAGCTCAGAAATCATTTGATGAAATTAAAGTGAAGCTTCATTATCATCGGGTGGACAATCAATATGAGGGATGGAAGCTGTGGCTTTGGCCGGATGGAAAGAAGGGGGCAAGCTACGCTTTCACAGGAAAAGACGAGTTTGGCGTCTATGCTGAGGTGACTGTTAAAAATACTGGCGATGTTAAACGATTGGGATTCAAAATAGGCAAGGGGACATCGGAAAGTAATTTGACAGCTAAAGAATTCGACGAACGTTTCATTAAGAAATTTACTGATGAGGGTACTGCAGAAGTGTGGATTGCTCAAAATCAAGAGACAGTCAATTACAAGCAGGAATATGTGGATTTAGCACCAGCAATCCTATCCGCAACGCTAGAAGATTTAAAAACAGTATTGATTGAAACATCAGTTCCTTTTCAAATAGCGAACAATAAGGATGAAGGGTTTACAGTTGCGCAGGGGAACAATTCTATCCCGATTGCCTCAGTTACACTACTCAATAAAGACGAGTATGGCTTAGCAACTAAGGTGCAGCTCGTAACGGCTCAAGATCTCGATTTTCAACATACGTATCAGATTGCCAAAGACAATTACAAATCGGTAGATGTGACTTATGGTCAAGCCATGTTTAATAAACCGGTGTTCGATCAATTGTATCGATATGAGGGTAATGATCTTGGACCGGTCTATACTGCCGATAATACAAAGCTACGTGTATGGGCTCCAACAGCTGCTGAGGTGAAGGTGGTCACTTATTCTGCTGGTGTAGGCGGTAATGCGACAGAGCAAGCGATGACGAAGGCGGAAAAGGGAACTTGGACCGCACAGCTATCGGGTGATCAGCATGGTACATTTTATACGTACAAAGTTTTCATTAATGGCAAATGGAATGAAGCGGTTGATCCGTATGCAAAATCAGTGTCGATCAACGGTGATCGTGGGGTCATTCTTGATCTTGCACGTACGAATCCAGAGGGATGGGATGCACAAAATCGTCCGAAGGTGAATGAAGCGGTTGATGCCATTATATATGAGTTGCACGTGCGGGACTTATCGATCGCAGCGAACAGCGGGATTCAAAATAAAGGTAAGTTTCTCGGTTTAACGGAGACGGGGACGAAGGGGCCTGATGGTAAGGCAACTGGGCTTGATTATATGAAAGAACTAGGTGTCACGCATATTCAATTGCTTCCTATCTTCGACTACAACAGTGTAGACGAAAGCAAGCTCGATCAGCCAAGCTATAATTGGGGTTATGATCCGAAAAATTATAATGCACCTGAGGGCTCGTATTCGACGGATCCTAATAATCCAGTTGCGAGAGTGAATGAACTCAAACAAGCGATTCAAGCTTTGCACAATAACGGGCTGGAAGTCATCATGGATGTCGTGTACAACCATATGCATGCAGTAGATCCTTCAAATCTAAATAAGCTTGTACCAGGCTATTATTTCAGATATGACAATGATGGCAAGCTATCGAATGGATCGGGTGTAGGAAACGATACCGCTTCTGAACGTTCGATGGTACGTAAGCTAATCGTGGATTCTGTCGCTTATTGGGCAGAAGAATACAAGCTGGATGGTTACCGCTTCGATTTGATGGGCATTCACGATGTTCAGACAATGAATGATGTGCGTACAGCGCTTGACCGTATCGATTCGAAGATGCTAATCATCGGCGAGGGCTGGGTATTGGGGACACTTCTTGACGAGAAGCTAAAAGCAAATCAAAAAAATGCGGAACGTATGTTACGGATTGGTCAGTTCAATGACTATTTCCGCGACGGGGTTAAGGGCAGTGTGTTTAGCCATAATGAAGGTGGATTTATTAATGGGTTAAAGACGAATAAGACGAAAGTAATGGGAGGAATCGTAGGCGGTATTCGCTATTCATATGCCATTGGCCATTATGCCGTATCTCCCGACCAATCGGTCAATTATGTAGAAGCTCATGATAATAATACGTTGTGGGATAAGCTACTACTGACGAATCCCGATGATTCCGAGGAAACTCGGATGAAAATGGCGAAGATCGGCGGAGCACTGGTGTTAACCTCTCAAGGGATTTCGTTCCTGCATGCAGGGCAGGAGTTTTTAAGAACAAAGGGTGGCAACGATAATAGTTATAATTCTCCGGATGCAGTCAACCTAATGGATTGGGATCGTAAGGCGAAGTATGAGGATGTCGTTTCTTATTATAAAGGGATGATCGAGCTTAGAAAATCTCATCCTGCTTTCCGAATGACGACTGCAGAGCAGATTAAGGAAAACTTAGTGTTCTTGAATACAGCTCAAGAGATGATTGGCTATACAATAGGCAATCATGCAAATGGGGATTCGTGGGAGACGATTGCCGTATTCCACAATACATCGAAAGAGTCACAAAAAGCTACATTACCAGCGGGAAAATGGAAGGTTGTCATGAACGGGGAACGAGCAGGTATTGAAGTGATTAGTTCATTAGAAGGTAACGATGTTGTCGTACCTGCATTGACATCGATGGTGCTATACAGTGGTGAGGATGTAGCTCAAGCTGTCCCTCAGGAGCAGCAAGACGGCAAGTCCAGCGATGAGTCGACTACGGGCAAATCTATGAATGTGATTTGGACATTAATCGTTCTTTTGGCGGCAGCTGCGATTGGTTGGGTAATGTTCAAAAGATCTCGCAACGTATAA
- a CDS encoding ZIP family metal transporter produces the protein MESAIIGSVISAMATVLGAAPIFFITKLSEKWKDILIAFTAGIMVSASTFGLMPQAIHESGMIGLTVGILLGIVMLDLIERNIPHIDVESDSPLAAFDAKSLLVIVALFIHNIPEGLSTGFSYASQSSGLGVMVAISIGAQNIPEGLILSVFLISSNVSKLKSFFIVFITGLMELVSAIVGYFTASGFGWISGYGLAFAAGAMLFISYKELIPESHSHGFERPSTYSFIVGLLAMVYISHWFG, from the coding sequence GTGGAGTCAGCAATCATCGGAAGCGTCATATCAGCAATGGCCACAGTACTCGGAGCTGCTCCGATCTTCTTCATTACGAAGTTATCTGAGAAGTGGAAAGATATATTGATTGCATTCACAGCGGGAATTATGGTATCCGCTTCGACATTCGGTTTAATGCCGCAAGCGATTCATGAATCTGGGATGATTGGCTTAACCGTTGGCATTTTGCTCGGAATTGTTATGTTAGACCTTATTGAGCGTAATATTCCGCATATCGATGTGGAGAGCGATAGTCCGCTTGCTGCGTTCGATGCCAAATCCTTGTTAGTTATCGTCGCATTGTTCATTCACAATATCCCTGAAGGGTTGAGCACAGGGTTCAGTTATGCTAGTCAGAGCAGTGGGCTAGGAGTTATGGTTGCCATCTCGATTGGCGCGCAGAACATTCCCGAGGGACTTATTCTGTCCGTATTCCTAATCAGTTCTAATGTAAGTAAGCTAAAGTCCTTTTTCATCGTATTCATCACGGGGTTGATGGAGCTTGTATCTGCAATCGTAGGCTACTTCACAGCCAGTGGATTTGGGTGGATTAGTGGCTATGGTCTTGCGTTCGCAGCTGGGGCGATGTTATTCATATCGTACAAAGAACTCATCCCTGAAAGTCACAGTCACGGATTTGAGCGACCATCGACTTATTCCTTTATTGTCGGGTTGCTTGCAATGGTCTATATTAGCCACTGGTTTGGTTGA
- a CDS encoding GNAT family N-acetyltransferase — MRAHFRVCQSDADLAQYALFFIRHQKEFNHQFSLANSLIHILRTVQHSHYILVLDDSDQVVGWGHYRFLNAEQQHDPHGELAFLDSTILLPAYRGGRTFLQGFRFLVNQISAQNPHVRTVQFHALADNDYLNRLYHKFAHRIGQSEGYHGVENVYETDFQSLMQYLLTTKSVDNRIDP, encoded by the coding sequence ATGCGAGCTCATTTCCGGGTCTGTCAAAGCGATGCCGATCTTGCACAATACGCACTCTTTTTCATCCGCCATCAGAAAGAGTTCAATCATCAGTTCTCTCTCGCGAATAGTCTAATCCATATTCTAAGAACTGTGCAGCACTCGCACTACATCTTAGTTCTAGACGATTCCGATCAAGTCGTTGGATGGGGACATTATCGCTTTTTAAACGCAGAGCAGCAGCATGATCCTCACGGAGAGCTCGCCTTCTTAGACTCTACAATCTTGCTACCGGCTTATCGAGGTGGGCGTACATTCCTGCAAGGCTTTCGCTTTTTAGTCAATCAAATCTCTGCTCAAAATCCACATGTACGAACCGTTCAATTCCATGCTCTCGCGGACAATGACTACCTAAACCGACTTTACCACAAATTCGCCCATCGGATCGGACAAAGCGAGGGGTATCATGGCGTCGAGAACGTTTATGAAACAGATTTCCAGAGTTTGATGCAATATCTATTGACCACGAAATCTGTCGATAATCGTATTGACCCCTAA